The genomic region gtgtagaatttagggggatatactgttgttaaccttagaatgagccgtttatatctacatagggagcgggtcttTGTCAACAGTTATATTGCACCACTATGTTTCTACATTAGCCCACAttggacaaactaaacattggctctagatagggccattcacatttttgcatcagccaccatagttagcagcttCTCCATAGGGAGAgcattggaaaaaaatattttttaatgtgaaactgctttactcagtgtttttaccgtcatttaaatcatttgtttgggagaggaagagaccactATGGATAGTTTaactcccagtaaaaacctcctgaacacatTTGCAGGTACTGGGCTAGAACAGCATAAGGGAAACACccatttgtaacatgaaactgctttattcagggtttttactgggttttaatcacctggtctgtttgatttagagagacagagacctcTGGATATTTCAGATCCCAGTAAAAACCCTGCtaacagtgaacactgaagggATCCAAACCAGGAGTTCATTCTTGGCACattggagaagtttcagctggtcaCAATCTGCAATCCTAAGCATCtgatgccactgaatcctacaTACTGTTTCCATAAAAAGACAGACCTGTattctaaagcccagttcagaccaaagatttgtgatgagattaaaccattttagaacattgcagaagGAAGTTGCAGCGGTGAGAACTGCCCGTCTGaactcgactcaagccggctgatggtgtcacctgcaactcagctggtcaaatgacaggcagctggttttagaatgtaaagcacgtcacctgtttcatcAGCCAACccgcttgtagtgaagtccgccgGTCAAGTCAAAATAACCACAGATGGCTTGTTCActtgctgtggcaggtgctccgtccccgctGGGCCCTCTGTTGCCATCCTCACGGTATGCCAGTGTCAgatggtgggtcgctgctgctgctgctcactgtatgtaCTTATGctccgcccacacacacattctaatCGGCTCATTatttggcgctggttatttatattattgtggtgtttttgattatgaatacagccCATCAGATGCTCCTTTTCaacgtttcatcactactacaaatgcaactgtagccagtatctcactattaCTATTCTTATACAtgttttaagaagctacaaattatatttagcCACAAAATCACCCTGTAAAGCTGGAAATCCGAACAGAAGAACAGAGCGTTGTTGCAGTgtattgcaagtagttgcctgctTCAACTCAtctcgtcgtgaatctttggtctgaaccgGGCTTTACACGGTAAAATCACAGGCCATTATTTGatgtgagaaaacaaacaaacatatcaCTCACCTGTATTTCATCCCAAATGTTTCCATAAGGTATGCGATCACTAAGGCAGCACTGGAAGAATGAATAAAGGAGAGAATTAGAATCAGAATTTGGTACACGAACTTATAAATACCAAGGATATTTAGAAAACTTAAGCAATTATACATAAAATGGAGATTCAGTGCATAGACACAGAGCGTGCAAAATTATGTGAGatcaaaaacacaaagcaaaccTCACCTTCTTGATATCCCTGCATTACCATGAACCAGTACCTTTCCTAAAAGAACAAAAGACTGTTGATAAAAGACTCTATTCTACTTGACAATGTGAGTATGAAAAATGGAAACTGCGTGCATCCTTACCTCCTGTTGCTAAGCAGCCATCAATAAATTCTTTAGtctgttaaaataataataaaatacagtagatcAGACATAATGTAAATGCCACAGTAAATGTAAAGCTTTACAAGAAGGAAGTAAAAAGCCACTTTGCAACTCACTGAGGGGAAAAATCTTATTATATTTTCCACTGGATTGTCAGCAATATCTAACACAAGGTATCTGCGGAGACACAACATTTAGTTCATGACAAACACTTTATCGAATAACATTTTTTATAACATCTCATGCAAAATGCAGTTCACGAGCAGAGCAGGCAGATCATGTGAGTTGTCACTTACCTAAATGTATGAGGGAAATTAGGTTTGATAAAATTGGCTTCAATGTCTTGGCGGACACAAACGACATGCGTTATGCCCTGTCTCTCAAGGATTGGCAGCTAGACAAAGACGCAGAAGAGAAGCAATACAAGCTATAAATACATGAGCAGAAAATGTATCATTTCCTCTGTGAGACTGTCTCCCTGTATCTGTGGTTATATTCTGTGAAACATTACCTTGCTTTTCATTGCAGCAGAGTAAGGACCTAAAAACAGTCCCGGTAGTATCTCCTGAAAGTAAAGACAGAGCCAGATGTCAGTAACAACACGGGCAGTGAGAATCCCCACACCTACTGTATGTTTATTCACTCCACCTCTTTACcaacatgatgtttttattagtACATGTACCAGCATTATAACGTTGCATTTAGTGGCCAACATCCACCACCAAGTGGGACCTGGATTAAAGTTCTCACAGCTAGTGTATCTATTCTAAAAACAATACGACACTCAGTATAATCTGAGCCTCTAAATATTAGGAATGTTCCTAACTACTATTTCCCAGACGTTTAAACACATATACACTTTGACCAGTTGACTAGTGTCCTAGTAAGAAAACACTCAGATAAAAGTCAAAACTTAATCTGTAAGGTTAAACACTGTCTAGAAAAAATTGCGTAAATTACGACAGTCATTTTAAATtgtttatcacatttttcaataaccaAATCGCATTATTTTAAATGCCACTGAAATGTTtgcagggtgtctacagatataagttaaatttaatactttttaagacctttttaaaaacaccatGTTAAATTTAATCTAATCATCTAATCTGAATTGAAGAcaattaaagactttttaaggccttatattaagaaaacttaatttaagactttttaaggacccatAGACACCCTGGTGTGGCACTTTGTATGTTATCCTACAAAACAGGACAACAACCCACTAAATAACTTaacaaataacatttaatttaaataaatcttcaagAAACTAACTTTTTAGGAAAAGTGCGTGATTACTACAACGGCATTTTTGTTGGGTGAATTTAAGTGCAGAACATGCTAATTTTAATAACATGTTTGACTGATTGGTATTTTTGGGGCCAATTATCGAGGGTAGCAATGTTTAATCATCATACACATCCCTAAATATTAGAttctctaacctgttaacaacCTTAATCTCAAATTTGACATTGGGCAGTATGGTGGAAACCAAGAAGAacttaataatatttttaagaTATGCATATTGACACAATAtagtaaattaattaaactCATATGTAGAATAATCATGGTTGTGTTAGACACAATCAAATGTGCTCCTCAGCTTTTATGCTTTACATGAAACAAAACCTCTTCATTAAGTCAAACACCACCTTCAGTAActcattttgtaaaataattgGTTTAGACATCTGGCTTTTGCAAACTAAATGAGCTGACATGAAAAGGGCTGGGGGATATGGAAAAAATCCAACATCTCTGTAACAATATTGCAGCGATATTGTCGgtttgactattggtgctttcttTTGTAACTATACTATTCTTACTTATATACTATAATCATACATCGTCTGTATTCCCCTTACTGACCTGACTGTCTACTTTCTTCAGGACGACAGACGTGTGCTCTGTATTATaggtcaggctgttctcatgcactgttcatatgtaTACATAGGAAAAGTATCGTATATAATCCAGGTGATCATGGGCCAGTAATATAcgtataacccatgtaatcatgacGGCTGTGATCACATGTGGGGAGCTGTGGCTCaaaggtagagcgggttgttCAATCCATACTTCCAGCctacatgttgaagtatccttgtgcaagatactgaaccccaaattgctgtctgttccatcggtgtgttaaaaaaatgagTTGTATGGTAGCCtaggccaccagtgtatgaatctagaaaggtgctatacaagtgcaggtccatgaCCAATGTGCCGAGGGGAGTAAAGAAGCACACAGTCCACATGAGGAGACAGGTTGGGGTAggggatgggtcacaaaacacaggattcTTCCCAGTGAGACCAGTATTCTAAAACTTCacttgcctgaacctaaccttcATATTTGggtaaataatcatcagtcatgtggatataatgactcaGTGGAAAACGTGGAAAACAGCAAATAATAAAAGCTAGAGCAGGcaggtaagttcagaaaatgacatcacttcacTAATGTTGCCTTTATAACCAGGACAAGACAACACTTACATcattatgatatccaaaatctaagatatCTAGTCTCATGTCACACTATGGATATCACATTGATATATTGCAGAGCCCTGGAATCAAATAGGTTGTTACCAGAAGTTGATAATTGAAATCCTCAAATAGGCATCATTATCTTTTATACTAACACACTTTCTGTTACATTTGCCTAAAATAATACTTTTACCAATGTCCATTCAGAGACTGCTGTCAAAGTGGGGGTGAATCAGGGAATTCTGGGAGTCCTCTCAGACTTGGTGCATGCTGAACCACTGCCAAGTATTAACTCTTCCCTGTACAGAGCACAGACTCATTTTACATACCTGCATTTCTCTTCTCATCGGATAAGCCCAGTCCTGTAAAGGAGAATTTAACAGACATGTTAGAGTCTGAGTGAAGCTGTttagatgatgtcacagctaaTGGAGAGATTTCAGCCAGAGGACAGGGTGAGACATGAGTACCGGTTTACTTTGTGTACATACGTGGCTCATGTTTGGAGACTACCATGCAACTGAGTGTTGCCACAGTCAACAGTAACGTTagcacacagataaacacacagacaaagaaacaCCCGAGTATCTGTCACAGGCCCACATTAACGcgctgtacacaaacacacacacatattccctGCGTATATTTAGCTGTCAGACATTAATGCTGTAGTGGAGGTTAGCTCAGGTTAGCCTCACAGAGTAACATCGGCTAACACAGGctgctgtgcacacacacacaccaaaagcTCCTCCTTGGTCGCGGGCAGAGACGGAAACTGAAGTTTGTTGTCTTCGTCCATTCTGCTGTCTGTTCGGGCACCGCCGGCCCGGCTTCACGCGCGGTATCGATGTTTCTCGCGGCGGGGTTAGCTGGACAATCGATGCAATTTGTTTTGAGGCTCCACATGCATGTCCGCCATGCTGTCCCCTGACAGATGTGTCACATGACCGCTCGGCAGATGGCAAACAGGACTCGTTGAAAGAAGGAGAGGGGAGCAATGGCGGCGTCCAGTGGTCGAGTCAGGAAGCGCACAGCACTGAGCTCAAGGAAACCATAAGGACACTatactcttcttcttcttcttcttcttcttccacctCCTTatcttcttctgcttctcaATAATAATACATCTTTTATAGTTTTCTTGACTTAGTTTAGGATATGAGAGGGTATGCAGGTCAAAGAAAAAtgatagtaaaaaataaaatttaaataaaatgttaataatttgaataaataataatttcaataagaaagaaaaaatgtgtgaCATTGACATTATACACATTAAACGGTTTGTTGGCAAAATTCAATTGTTGATTTAGTAGCCTTGATGGAAAAAAGTCAACCATCAAATTTCGCACATACCTGAGAGGATACACATGACCCACAAGGTCAAGGGTTGAGGGATTTGcgctgttttggagccagccccaagtggtcAGTCAatgaactgcaggttttggcacttGTCAGCCCTGGTGGTTGCAGCCTTGGTTAAACGCACCAAAGAATTTCCGCAGCTATAGCTTTGGCTAATAGAAAGTGGGTTAACCTTAGTGTAAAAGGAATTTCAACCAACAAAATCTAAGGATACATCCAGTTCAGAATCAGAAGAAAAGCAAGTTTGGGTTCATGATATAAAACATTAGCCTTGCGACTGGAGCCCCGCCACAGTCATTGCTTGGATCAGGGAATCGCATGTGACTCTCAGTGGACCACACCCTTAGGCTCCAGATGCACCATGTAATGTAAGTACTTGCATGTCTTCAGAGGGACCTCACACGCAGATGCTTGATTGAATAGAAGGACACAGTCCTCGGGAGATTCTGCACTGAGATGCGTCGCCTGCAGCTCCAGATAAGTCCAGTGGTGTTAGCCGCTACAGTTGCATATTAACGTAGGCTAAGTTACTGAGAGTATGAAAGTCTGTTGCCCAAAACTATTAGAATTGGCATTAGGGGTTAAACTCAAGGTTGTGAGTTATGTTGTGGCATTTTAGTGGGAATAATCAGATTTCGCTACAGCAACAGTCTTGCTTTAGTTAAGTCAATTTGCTTTGGAAAATGTTTGAGCTAGGCTGTGATGcacaggaggtttttaccaggagatGAATTACCCGGAAAGGTCCCCTCTTCCCAAAAAGACCTGATTTAGactggtaaaaacacactgaaaaagcagtttcacattaacaaaatcagtgtttttctcacaCTTTTGTCATGAAGGGGCTGAGCAGTACAGTGGCAGACAATAACACAAATGCGCCTATCTTGAGctagtatttatttatctgttctGTGCTACTTTAAAAAGCATGGCACTGTATGATGGTGTTCTCAGTAGACAAGAACCttctccctatgtagatataaatggctcattaggtaatgaaaacacaattattcttgttttcaggtgattatacactaaagaaaacatacttattttattgtattatatcCCATTTCTACCAATAAATCCCCATAAATCCAACACAGTGAAGCTTTAAGGTTGGAGCTTGTGATTTGCAtgtttataatgtgtttttgtatcaaATCATGGGTTGTTAAGCATTTTAATTCTGCATCACTGCTCAGCTCTGCTTGAAGAACTGCTTTGAATAATCTCTccaaataataatactaataataaatgtatataCATAGCAATTTTCATCACAAATTGCTTCACAAGATGATAAAAGCTAATAAACGAAGCAAAAGTAAAAACCTAAAAAACATAATAGTATGATAGAAGAATAGTAAAGGGGTAAAACAAGGTGAGATAAACAAattcatacatacacataacTGTGTATAAGACACACTATCGTGTGTGATCAGAGCTAGTAAATTCACAGCAGGGATGACCACATAGCCTGATATCATCTAAATGCAGATTACATTCATTATCAGCCTACACACTCTCACTGAACTCTgtcatctttttctctctttttcctcttatCATCATCTCTCTATCCCTCCTCTAAGCTCTGTCCAGTCTtccagtcttttattttttttctgccctTACCCCTCTGCAGCATCCATCCCTGCCATCCTCCCTCAATAATCACTTCAACATTGACTGATTACAAGAGAAGAAAAATCCCTGGTCTAAAACAGAGCGCATGAATAATTTCTAGATGCTTGTTTGGTCTCTCAGACGttcctctgtttgttgttgtgtgacagTGCAGCATCTTGTGATTTTTGTTTATCGTCTGGCCCGTGGGAGGGGACGGCACTTTTTTCACAGATCAGAGGGAGATGTAATCTCACAGCAGAGATGCTCCAGTCGGCAAAGGCATGCATGTGTGGTTTGCTATGAgtgcatatgtttgtgtgttctcAGTAACATCTTATAACTCTGCAGCTCTACTGGTCAGCATGCAAGGAGTCACTAAAAAGTCATTTCTTATCAGTGGCGGGGGCAGATACATCCCCTACTGCTGCTCTTccaccatcacacacaccttggaaatgaagctttgaaGAATGTCAATACGTGCACTTCAATTTGAAACACTTTTACTAGCATGCACATCTATCTTCTCTCAACTTAATTTCCTTCCTCACAAATCTTTAGCTtgctgcttaaaaaaaaatgtcccgAATTATTTTCTCCCAGTGAGATGGTTTCCCTGTAGTGCTGATATCTTGGCGACAACAGCTCTTTGATATTGTGTTGTTCCAGGCCGAATCAGAAATTAGCAGCCGTGCCAAATTCCTTTGGCAGAAATGTTGTGGCAAGAGAAAAGGGGTAAAACAGAGCAGGATTGAGTAAACAAAAATGATTGAAGAAAAAGCTAAGCAAATACATGGACAGCCATGacagtgtgtggttgtgtgtggcTCTAATTTGAGTTTACAACCGAGTTAATCACTGAAAGGCTGCTGGTTGgaaattttttaaattagtaaATTGAATGAGAACACAATTTCCCCTAGCATTAAGTGCGTCACTAGTCTGGGAGCCAGATGAATCTGCAAGCTCATATTTTATATGGCTCATCATCATCGCTTTTATATTGAGTCTGGTCTGCCTTCCTGTTCAAACTGAATTCCAGCCGATCTTGGGCCAGTCTCAACCGTTTATTTAATACAGAGGGTGTTTCAGATAATGACTGACAACTTGTCAGACTTAACCTCTGTGTCATTTTTGGCTCATGCCCTTGCGCCAGGGACATGATGGAGAGCATAAACAAAGCAGAGTAAAGAGGGGCGCCAAtgagatatttttgaaaacagccaagatggctgcagctgatgtggaacttCCTGTTGAAGTACTGTTTTCAAATTCTACAGGCAAAAACAGGAACACTCGTTCACGGATATTAATGCCACATCATCACAGTTCATCTTGTGTGCTGTAGTCTGTTTACATTTCTTCGCTGTCTTATGTGTTGTGGCTCTAAATTAGATGATGGCCTTTGAAAATCGAAGATGAACTAGAAAGGTTCCAGACAAATTCACAAATGCGAAATAGTTTGGTGATATCAAGCTAGGGTGTCACAAATTCGATTGTAAATCAAAAATTGATTGACATGAGCTTTCAATTTTGATCATCAAAATCAACTGATCTGTGAATCAGGGCTGAGAAAAAAGTTTACATTGAAAACTGAATTGTGACCTTAACCTCGAAAGTGTAACTGAGTTGTGGCTTTAAGATTCATGACACCGTTATGCATGCAACCTGCCTAACTTAAAGAAAAAGGCTAGTTTGTCTGTAATGCTAGTTTGTCTTAAGACCATTCATATTGCATTCATACATTTAAAGAAAGAGTCGCTAATATGcagtttaatgtttaaaaaagccaaatattttGTATCTATGGCCATGCTCTGCCTTCATGATATAGATTTCGGTAGACAGTTGAAAGGGAATGTggaatgacatgcaacaaagatACCT from Epinephelus moara isolate mb chromosome 1, YSFRI_EMoa_1.0, whole genome shotgun sequence harbors:
- the styx gene encoding serine/threonine/tyrosine-interacting protein; translated protein: MDEDNKLQFPSLPATKEELLDWAYPMRREMQEILPGLFLGPYSAAMKSKLPILERQGITHVVCVRQDIEANFIKPNFPHTFRYLVLDIADNPVENIIRFFPSTKEFIDGCLATGGKVLVHGNAGISRSAALVIAYLMETFGMKYRDAFSHVQERRFCINPNVGFVHQLQEYEAIYLAKLTIKMMSPMQLGRSFSLQAGMPGSRKRSLEEDEDFGAMQVTAAQNG